A genomic stretch from Pirellulaceae bacterium includes:
- a CDS encoding ABC transporter permease — protein MNSTPPKSLPQPPAYVKLIQVLGPLLALVAVVGVFGIADSLQNGGGTFLTPRNFQVILAQTAVIAVAALGMTLIIVSGGIDLSAGTGLILSATVLAWALDNGYSAYLAVGLCLLVGCLCGLLNGVLISVLKIVPFIVTLGTMTIFLGLAKYMADETTVRPPLDSVPNWLGNLVSLNVASLWLGLSTGVWLALFLALIVALVLRFTVFGRYVFALGSNEATARLCGINVPLVKISIYSLAGLFVGTAGLYQFAKLNSANPTTGLGMELRIIAAVVIGGGSLNGGQGSVLGTIVGALIMGVIYSGCTQLELRNLTTDILIGVIIIAAVTLDQIRHRRFAS, from the coding sequence ATGAATTCAACTCCACCCAAATCCCTGCCACAACCACCAGCCTATGTAAAACTGATTCAGGTTCTCGGTCCGCTGCTGGCTTTGGTCGCAGTGGTGGGCGTATTCGGAATTGCGGACAGTCTCCAGAACGGAGGCGGCACCTTTCTGACGCCGCGAAACTTTCAAGTCATTCTCGCACAGACTGCAGTGATCGCGGTCGCTGCCCTGGGAATGACTTTGATCATCGTTTCGGGCGGCATCGATTTATCTGCCGGCACCGGACTAATCCTTTCCGCCACCGTACTGGCCTGGGCCTTGGACAATGGGTATTCCGCCTACCTCGCCGTAGGATTGTGCCTGCTGGTGGGCTGTCTGTGCGGTCTGTTGAACGGCGTATTGATCAGCGTGCTAAAAATTGTACCGTTCATTGTGACACTAGGAACGATGACGATCTTTTTGGGATTGGCCAAGTACATGGCCGATGAAACGACCGTGCGTCCGCCACTGGACTCGGTGCCAAATTGGCTCGGCAACTTGGTAAGCCTCAACGTAGCCTCCCTTTGGCTCGGGTTGTCAACAGGCGTGTGGCTTGCGTTGTTTCTTGCTCTCATCGTTGCACTCGTCTTACGATTCACGGTCTTTGGCCGATATGTATTTGCCCTGGGATCCAATGAAGCCACGGCACGACTCTGCGGCATTAACGTACCACTGGTGAAAATCTCCATTTACAGCCTGGCCGGCCTATTCGTTGGCACCGCAGGTCTGTACCAATTCGCCAAATTAAATAGCGCCAATCCAACCACCGGACTCGGTATGGAATTACGAATCATCGCTGCGGTGGTGATTGGAGGTGGCAGCCTCAACGGCGGACAAGGCTCCGTACTCGGTACGATCGTTGGCGCTTTGATTATGGGCGTCATCTACAGTGGCTGTACCCAACTCGAACTTCGCAATTTGACGACTGACATTTTGATCGGTGTGATCATTATTGCGGCAGTCACGCTCGACCAAATCCGACATCGCCGCTTTGCCAGCTGA
- a CDS encoding STAS domain-containing protein gives MADEEQLYRFFVVDVHENALVAQIVDSHLQGETSAELLKLELLKIIDDSSPDVLVLDFCNVKIVGTWVISCFLYVNSRMASRGSKLKLAGMSETLRSIFKTLRLDDTVFQIFDTVDEALASPSGPITYEDVCDRSTPFDPES, from the coding sequence ATGGCTGACGAAGAGCAGCTCTACCGATTTTTCGTCGTTGATGTGCACGAAAACGCCTTGGTGGCACAGATCGTTGATTCACATCTGCAAGGTGAAACGTCCGCTGAACTACTCAAACTGGAGTTATTGAAGATTATTGATGACTCGTCGCCCGACGTCCTCGTGCTTGATTTTTGTAATGTAAAGATCGTCGGCACTTGGGTGATTTCGTGTTTTTTGTACGTGAACAGCCGGATGGCTAGCCGAGGCAGTAAGTTGAAGCTGGCAGGGATGAGCGAAACGCTGAGGTCGATTTTCAAAACGTTACGTTTGGACGATACGGTCTTTCAGATTTTTGACACGGTTGACGAGGCGTTGGCGAGCCCCAGCGGGCCGATCACCTACGAAGATGTTTGTGATCGTTCGACGCCGTTTGATCCGGAAAGCTAA
- a CDS encoding PEP-CTERM sorting domain-containing protein (PEP-CTERM proteins occur, often in large numbers, in the proteomes of bacteria that also encode an exosortase, a predicted intramembrane cysteine proteinase. The presence of a PEP-CTERM domain at a protein's C-terminus predicts cleavage within the sorting domain, followed by covalent anchoring to some some component of the (usually Gram-negative) cell surface. Many PEP-CTERM proteins exhibit an unusual sequence composition that includes large numbers of potential glycosylation sites. Expression of one such protein has been shown restore the ability of a bacterium to form floc, a type of biofilm.), giving the protein MTAPFRISVLFSFFLLAPAGMVTGQIADLEQHYPFNTEDDFLLDISDNGRDAELDDLGGVAWMMDEERGGVMEFPGSTNGFLSAELPEDGLPGDNFTITFWAYRDLDLCCGDGGANDGMFQVQFDPAFPSTGGKVIGGWVQKSDATVWGRVIQEDGTNINQEKGIYFMDDEEWTHFAYRGDGDDFEVIINGEAGEGPVVAYDGTLDFHDAIFMGRQGTETWGGRLDDFQIYSRALSDAEILLTMNNTVETLPGDFNLNTVLDAEDMDLLSDAVRAGTNSPDFDLDNDNLVNEEDRRVWIEDLNNSYYGDSDLNGVFDSSDFVKVFTAGEYEDATPENSGWETGDWNGDRDFTSSDFVTAFQGAGFEAGPRLAVATVPEPSSLSLLLFGGLLLIRRRQS; this is encoded by the coding sequence ATGACCGCACCTTTCCGAATTAGTGTCTTGTTTTCCTTTTTCCTTCTGGCACCCGCGGGCATGGTGACCGGCCAAATAGCTGATCTTGAGCAACACTACCCATTCAACACAGAAGACGATTTTCTGCTAGATATTTCCGACAATGGTCGCGACGCCGAACTCGATGACCTGGGTGGGGTGGCATGGATGATGGACGAGGAACGCGGTGGCGTGATGGAGTTTCCTGGTTCGACGAATGGATTTTTGTCGGCTGAATTGCCGGAAGACGGACTGCCCGGCGACAACTTCACAATCACCTTCTGGGCTTATCGTGATCTGGATCTCTGCTGTGGAGATGGCGGTGCCAACGACGGCATGTTCCAAGTTCAGTTTGACCCCGCGTTTCCTTCCACCGGTGGAAAAGTAATCGGTGGCTGGGTGCAAAAGTCCGACGCGACGGTTTGGGGGCGTGTCATTCAGGAAGACGGTACTAATATCAATCAGGAAAAGGGAATCTACTTTATGGACGATGAAGAGTGGACCCATTTTGCCTACCGCGGTGATGGCGATGACTTTGAAGTCATCATCAATGGTGAAGCAGGCGAGGGTCCGGTCGTCGCATACGACGGAACGCTGGACTTTCACGATGCCATCTTCATGGGTCGTCAAGGTACGGAAACCTGGGGAGGCCGCCTAGACGACTTTCAAATCTACAGCCGGGCTTTGAGCGACGCAGAAATCCTGCTCACCATGAATAACACAGTTGAAACCCTGCCGGGTGATTTCAATCTGAATACAGTTCTCGATGCAGAGGACATGGATCTGCTTTCGGACGCGGTTCGCGCCGGTACAAACAGCCCTGACTTCGATCTCGACAATGACAATCTTGTCAACGAAGAAGACCGCCGCGTCTGGATCGAAGATTTGAACAATAGCTACTATGGCGATTCCGATCTGAACGGCGTTTTTGATAGTAGCGACTTTGTCAAAGTTTTCACGGCCGGCGAATACGAAGATGCAACCCCCGAGAATTCAGGTTGGGAAACGGGCGATTGGAACGGCGATCGAGATTTCACTTCCAGCGATTTCGTAACCGCTTTCCAAGGTGCCGGATTCGAAGCCGGTCCGCGTCTGGCCGTGGCGACCGTGCCTGAACCGTCTTCGCTGTCGCTGCTACTGTTCGGTGGACTCCTGTTGATACGACGTCGACAGAGCTAG
- a CDS encoding lipid-binding SYLF domain-containing protein: protein MRQRTDPKRASVVLLAMLIMPTVAAAQTPQDQIVLSSVNVLREVMAIPASQIPGRLLHEAQGVAIIPGVVKGGFIVGIRHGRGTMLVRSENQQWLPPMFISLTGGSVGWQAGLQSTDVVLVFKTRNSVNDLMNGKLTLGVDAAAAAGPVGRQASAATDATLSAEILSYSRSRGLFAGVSIDGSVLQIDQVAGISYYHHQVISPTGQPTYTAGTLPASAVELMNELSKYSGTAPVNVSPAVVAPGTAVTTSEPLAVPSAQSQLVRQQLTISWQKLNALLPSDWKPYLEIPSSILTPGAAISEVALNDVLQRYAAISAAPQYLSLSQRPEFVTTHQLLREFATLNAKSNANQLNLPPPPANSATVPTGRY, encoded by the coding sequence ATGAGACAAAGAACCGACCCAAAACGTGCATCCGTCGTGCTATTGGCGATGCTGATCATGCCCACGGTGGCCGCCGCTCAAACGCCGCAGGATCAGATTGTCCTGAGTTCGGTAAACGTATTGCGTGAAGTGATGGCCATACCCGCCAGTCAGATCCCAGGACGTCTATTGCATGAAGCTCAAGGCGTGGCCATTATCCCGGGCGTCGTCAAAGGCGGTTTCATTGTTGGCATTCGTCATGGCCGGGGCACAATGCTGGTACGTTCCGAGAACCAACAGTGGTTGCCCCCCATGTTTATCTCGCTGACTGGCGGAAGCGTGGGCTGGCAAGCTGGCCTCCAGTCAACGGATGTCGTACTTGTTTTCAAGACGCGCAACAGCGTGAACGACCTGATGAATGGAAAATTGACGTTAGGCGTTGATGCGGCTGCGGCAGCAGGCCCCGTGGGACGTCAAGCGTCCGCTGCGACCGACGCAACGTTGTCGGCGGAAATCCTATCGTACTCACGAAGTCGTGGTTTGTTTGCAGGCGTGTCGATCGACGGATCGGTGCTACAAATTGACCAAGTTGCCGGTATCTCGTACTACCACCACCAGGTCATCTCTCCAACGGGCCAACCAACGTATACCGCGGGGACGCTACCCGCATCCGCCGTCGAATTGATGAACGAACTTTCCAAATACAGCGGTACAGCTCCTGTCAACGTATCACCTGCCGTTGTTGCGCCAGGCACGGCCGTCACGACCTCTGAGCCTCTGGCGGTTCCATCGGCACAATCTCAATTGGTCCGACAACAATTGACAATATCCTGGCAAAAACTAAACGCTTTATTGCCGAGCGACTGGAAGCCCTACTTAGAAATCCCCAGCAGTATACTCACGCCGGGCGCAGCTATTTCCGAAGTCGCACTGAATGATGTACTACAGCGTTACGCGGCAATTTCCGCTGCGCCACAATACTTGTCGCTGTCACAACGACCAGAATTTGTGACCACCCATCAGCTACTGAGGGAGTTCGCGACGTTGAACGCGAAAAGCAACGCAAACCAGTTGAACCTGCCGCCACCGCCCGCGAATTCGGCAACCGTTCCCACGGGTCGTTATTAA
- the phnW gene encoding 2-aminoethylphosphonate--pyruvate transaminase: MTKSIQPDLDQNPYLLLTPGPLSTSRTVRRAMLRDWCTWDDDYNRGVVEVIRRKLVNLATSTADAQQSYTAVLMQGSGTFAVESVIGSIIPADGKLLVLSNGAYGQRIGQIANALKIDHTIQKDSETEALQLDLLEQHLMKDSDLTHVAVVHGETTTGMLNPIEKIGQMVKAHGKTFIVDAMSTFGGVPIDIQKLSIDYIISSANKCIQGVPGFGFIVAKRDQLQTTQGWARSLSLDLYDQWSTMESNHGKWRFTSPTHTVRAFAQALTELESEGGVVARHARYTQNQKTLVEGMTRIGFRTVLALEHQSPIITAFHSPQSPNFNFLDFYTELKEQGFVIYPGKVTNIESFRIGTIGEVYPDDIERLLKAIEKTNPL; encoded by the coding sequence ATGACGAAATCAATCCAGCCGGACCTTGATCAAAATCCTTATTTACTCCTGACGCCGGGGCCTCTGTCGACAAGTCGCACGGTTCGTCGAGCCATGCTTCGTGATTGGTGCACATGGGATGACGACTACAACCGAGGCGTGGTCGAAGTCATCCGACGCAAACTCGTGAATCTCGCCACCAGCACTGCGGATGCGCAGCAAAGCTACACAGCGGTTTTGATGCAAGGGAGTGGCACGTTCGCGGTCGAGTCCGTGATCGGCAGTATTATCCCGGCTGACGGAAAACTTCTTGTCTTGTCCAATGGCGCCTACGGGCAGCGTATTGGGCAGATCGCCAACGCACTGAAGATTGATCACACGATCCAAAAAGACAGCGAAACGGAAGCCTTACAGCTTGATTTACTTGAGCAACATTTGATGAAGGATTCGGATTTGACTCACGTCGCTGTCGTCCATGGAGAAACGACCACTGGCATGCTGAATCCGATCGAAAAAATCGGTCAGATGGTCAAAGCACACGGTAAGACTTTCATCGTGGACGCGATGAGCACGTTTGGTGGTGTCCCAATCGACATCCAAAAACTTTCGATCGATTACATCATCAGCAGTGCCAATAAATGCATTCAAGGTGTACCTGGTTTTGGCTTCATTGTGGCCAAACGCGATCAGCTGCAAACCACTCAAGGCTGGGCCCGATCACTTTCACTTGATCTCTACGATCAGTGGTCGACGATGGAGTCGAACCACGGAAAATGGAGATTCACCTCACCCACCCACACCGTTCGCGCCTTCGCGCAAGCACTGACTGAATTGGAATCAGAGGGCGGTGTTGTCGCACGCCATGCCCGCTACACTCAAAATCAGAAAACGCTCGTCGAAGGCATGACTCGTATTGGCTTTCGAACGGTACTCGCCTTAGAACATCAATCACCCATCATCACGGCTTTTCATTCGCCCCAATCGCCGAACTTCAACTTCCTTGACTTCTACACCGAACTAAAGGAACAAGGATTCGTTATCTATCCGGGTAAGGTGACCAACATTGAGTCGTTCCGCATTGGCACCATTGGCGAAGTTTATCCGGATGACATTGAGCGATTGCTCAAAGCGATCGAAAAAACCAATCCTCTTTAA
- a CDS encoding metallophosphoesterase, whose protein sequence is MLEAELSRLPRLPVGRRAFIQNGVLLLMTAPALDAVFAEEAVQPILKIGLVTDLHYADKPTAGSRCYRESLDKLTAAASELQQHDPAFIVELGDLIDAADTVSEEQGFLKRINRLYSQISNERHYVLGNHCVSTLTKNEFLGEVEREKSYYGFEKGGYHFLVLDACFRGDGQSYGRNNFEWTDANIPAEELEWLQAELQTTSKPVIVFTHQRLDLMNHYAVRNAVAVRKILEKSGKVRAVFQGHSHENDYREIGGIHYCTLRAMVEGSGLDKSGCSLMSLAADGVIRIQGFQQQSNYRWTT, encoded by the coding sequence ATGCTGGAAGCTGAATTGAGTCGGTTGCCACGACTGCCGGTGGGGCGTCGGGCATTCATTCAGAATGGAGTATTGTTGCTGATGACGGCTCCTGCTCTCGATGCTGTTTTTGCTGAGGAAGCTGTTCAGCCAATCTTAAAGATCGGATTGGTCACCGACCTGCACTATGCTGATAAACCGACCGCTGGAAGTCGATGCTATCGGGAATCACTCGATAAGTTGACTGCGGCTGCTAGCGAGTTGCAACAGCATGATCCGGCCTTCATCGTGGAACTTGGTGATCTCATCGATGCGGCCGATACGGTAAGTGAGGAGCAGGGTTTTCTGAAACGAATTAATCGTTTGTATTCCCAGATTTCCAACGAACGTCATTATGTCCTGGGCAACCACTGTGTTTCGACGCTGACCAAGAATGAGTTTCTGGGCGAAGTGGAACGTGAAAAGTCATACTACGGCTTTGAGAAAGGTGGTTATCACTTTTTGGTATTAGACGCCTGTTTTCGCGGCGATGGGCAGTCCTATGGCCGTAATAATTTCGAGTGGACCGATGCAAACATTCCGGCGGAAGAACTAGAATGGCTTCAAGCAGAATTGCAAACCACCTCGAAGCCAGTGATTGTGTTTACCCACCAACGGCTTGATTTGATGAATCATTATGCGGTGCGCAACGCTGTTGCCGTGCGGAAGATTCTTGAAAAGTCAGGTAAGGTGCGGGCGGTCTTTCAAGGCCATAGCCATGAAAATGACTACCGTGAAATCGGTGGGATTCACTACTGCACGTTGCGCGCCATGGTGGAAGGCTCCGGACTGGATAAAAGCGGCTGCTCGTTGATGAGTTTGGCAGCCGACGGAGTGATCCGCATTCAGGGGTTTCAGCAGCAAAGTAACTATCGTTGGACGACTTAG
- a CDS encoding cyclase family protein, producing MNNLRVKAYWAMPMLIGGLFIQQSMLQSTSAQSQRPMTEQDVLELIDEVSNWGRWGKDDQLGAINLITAEKRRQAAQLVKVGESVSLARQAETTQAPDNPNPFGHQMLTFGRGTKGQWSVDEFRVSYHGYAHTHMDSLCHLFFRGKMYNGFSRDEITKEGAQKLSIHNLKNGIFSRGILVDIPRLRGLDYLEPSTPIYPEELEAWENRAGITVQPGDVVFIRTGRWARRDALGAWDVAKEGSAGLHASCARWLKKRDVAMIGSDAASDVLPSGIPGVSHPVHLLVLHAMGIHIFDNCDLEALGETAERFQRWDFLIQAAPIPVKGGTGSPLNPIATF from the coding sequence GTGAATAATTTGCGAGTGAAGGCTTATTGGGCGATGCCGATGTTGATCGGCGGTCTGTTCATACAGCAATCGATGTTGCAATCTACATCCGCTCAAAGCCAGCGACCGATGACGGAACAAGATGTTCTCGAACTGATTGACGAAGTTTCAAACTGGGGCCGCTGGGGCAAGGACGATCAGCTGGGTGCGATTAATCTAATTACCGCCGAGAAGCGTCGACAAGCCGCTCAGCTGGTGAAGGTGGGGGAATCTGTTTCGCTCGCGCGGCAGGCCGAAACAACCCAAGCTCCTGATAATCCAAATCCGTTTGGTCATCAAATGTTGACCTTTGGACGCGGGACGAAAGGGCAGTGGAGTGTTGACGAGTTTCGCGTCTCCTATCACGGATATGCGCATACGCATATGGATTCGCTTTGCCACCTTTTTTTTCGTGGCAAGATGTACAACGGTTTTTCCCGCGATGAAATCACAAAAGAGGGTGCCCAGAAACTTTCGATCCATAATCTGAAGAACGGAATTTTTAGCCGAGGAATCCTGGTCGATATTCCACGGCTTCGCGGGCTCGACTATCTGGAACCTTCGACGCCGATCTATCCGGAAGAACTCGAAGCGTGGGAGAATCGAGCTGGGATTACCGTGCAGCCGGGGGATGTCGTGTTTATCCGCACAGGCCGCTGGGCCCGGCGTGATGCGTTGGGAGCTTGGGATGTGGCAAAGGAAGGTTCTGCTGGGCTGCACGCCTCTTGTGCTCGCTGGCTGAAGAAACGCGATGTGGCCATGATTGGCAGCGATGCGGCAAGTGACGTCCTGCCTTCGGGAATCCCTGGCGTCAGTCACCCGGTTCATTTGTTGGTGTTGCATGCGATGGGAATTCACATTTTTGACAATTGCGATTTGGAAGCGTTGGGAGAAACCGCGGAACGGTTTCAACGATGGGACTTTCTGATTCAAGCTGCTCCTATTCCCGTGAAGGGCGGGACCGGATCTCCCTTAAATCCAATTGCCACCTTTTGA